The Cydia splendana chromosome 27, ilCydSple1.2, whole genome shotgun sequence DNA window atctccagttcaGTACTAAATGctctatagtgtaaataacattatttgcggtatttgacgtctgtcactcacaacagcaatactacgtaaaatgttttgcacatcgaaatcacaaaggaaaacaactgcactgcgaacgtttacgttctacgtcttttgtttttaaattttagggttggccggacaccaccgttatgaatcggtagtcgtctaagtaaatcgatatgaatttttcatttttcttttaataaaaataaggaaaaggtggataattaactgtaaatatggatatatttatcgtcacttaacagacaacaaatttgacacagaaataacataaataaactttaaaatagatccccagttagtttcaattttgacaatgggtgcgaccggtagcttgcgggaaaaccatataattctagctttatttaaatctcaaataaaaattcattatacgtcacaattcgatacctcagtctacttgccatccaatcgtaatcgcttgctgtgacaatcgatttgcgttagttacatctctatatacgtcagtcataatgtgtcaaataccgcaaataatgttatttacactataaggAAGTTTCACACACGAGTTTGACGTAAGAGGCCAGTCCAGGCGGGAACAATTTTTCGGAAATCTGATTAATTTGTCTGATAAAAACAGGTGTGCGGACACAAACGCTAATAAAAATAGGCTTACCGATTTCAACACCGATTATGACCAATATTACCGATAACATAGAGGTTCGGACGAAAGAATATCAATTTGTGACGCTAGTATTCGCGTTCTGGGCATGTTCTGGGGCATTAAGTATTTAATTACTTAGAGCGctcaaatatcaccataaatctaaaattggtgatgaATAAATCGGTCCGGTTGATTgtcccgtctggactggccttaAAGTAATACTGAGTCTGTGGCACGGAACACATACGCGAAACGaaatgtcaaaaaaataaaaatgtaatagaattatttcaattgttttaattaaaatcataTCAGAAATGGAACAAGCAACTATAAAAACAGAATACGATGTATATCCAGAAGTCGAGGTACAGTACGCCGAAAGCCAACATGAAGAAATCATCTGCAATGACGATATGAAAGTGAAAGAAGAACGAATTGAGAATGTTTgcgacaacaatattaataaacTGAAAGAAGTTTACGATAACTACAATAAAGGACAAACAACGAGCAGCAATGGTAAATAATATATacgttttcagggttccgtacccaaagggtacaaacgggactctattactaagactccactgtccgtctgtctgtcaccaggcgcgatagctagacagttgaaatgatgatgtatttctgatgccgctataacaacaaatactaaaaagtacggaaccctcggtgggcgagtccaactcgcacttatTCGGTTTTTTAAGCTATGCATTAGGCCAATGGTATCTTGTTTAGAGAAAAACAATTGgactaggcttgtgcctgctcggtcactatacagagagcgctccactctcggtcaatcggtcagaCGAACTAGTttggtcttttagttcctttagttcagtttgGTCTTTGAgagcaggccgcgtagccaagatgccgatcgcttacgctccgtagcgatcgaaacgcaactgtcactgttgcactaatatggaagagtgatagagagacataatgcttttcgttgtcgaagcgatagcaattgtaaccttggctaggccggctgggaatgtatgaatcgattttaccttagtttttttttctaaatttttggcaactgaattacgattcaagttgtacgatactatatgacggttaaacatcaaaaagctagacacaataaaataaaataaaaaaatagaaaaaatatttcattttttttatcatatttttcaGGTTTAGGACTGTTTGTAACTCTTTTATCTCGTTGTCACTCGTGCCAAcgtcattgtgaaccatttcgttcagtctattttctgtttcactcatgtcaagcgctcatcaatcccactgaactaaaggacctaaagaccaattaagagcgtgcaaaaagatttagttcctttcagTCCTTGGCGGGATTTCATTTTTAACAGTTCTTagttcatgaccgacacaagcctaAATTGGAGGACTAAACATCAAGATTGCTTCCATTTGTCATTGAGGCCAGTTATCATATATCATCtatagtgatccaaaagactcgagccctgtgagcctttttttacggctcgcctcatttcttgatgcctaaaaggctaaaagccttttttatttcattagtaaaataggcttttagccttatagcaagagatgaggcgagccctaaaaaaagagctaacagggctcgagtcttttggatcactaatcATCATGTTAATGTATAATTTTCATaggcacagtcaacatcaaagatatgtttacacttttgcacctttatttttattttgtttattttattttatgcctttatttttccttaaatagttttacataataaaagttttctaataatattgttgttcattttactatattaAGGACCCCTGTCGGGTATGGGCCTCCTCCATGTCTCTCCACCTTTCTCGGTCTTTAGCCTTGATTAGCCAATTTTCTCCAGCTGTGGCTATGATATCCCTGGACCTTATGGGTTTTCCCGCCTTCCTTTTGCCATGGGGTCCTGGCCACTTTGTGACTTTGTTGGTCCATCTGTCATCTGTCAATTTCCTATGTGGCCGGCCCATCtccacttttgcaccttactcctttggggctattcataaattacgtcatttcaaattagggggggggggtctggacatcggatgacggtagcatgaagtaggaggaaatggggtcatttgaagcatgatttttggatgattatagggggggggggtccaaaatcgtcaaaaatcgatgacgtaatttatggacagcccctttgtaataaggcgaataatgtaaacatatatttgacattGACTGCTCAATCACCTGcaatgttacacaatgaaggctgcaatatctgacacgatcttatttgtagagctataagagcgtgtcacatattgcGGCTTTTGAagagtaataattattattgcagGAGACTGtactcagtggcggatttgcagtgttgGCCACCCTAGACCCCAAGCCCTGTAGTAAACACTAGCCACCCCTTtgtctcagcacccatcatatagactgcggttcctaatattatttatttatttattactcaaataagtgacacagcattacattaaaaactaaggcactgtgaaactacaaaataagaatacaaaaaaacaaataataatatctataaataaaaatctaaatattaATATCTATTAGGTATGCCCGTGCTTAGAGCAAATAGTACTACTGTTTCGCTTATATAAATAGAAGAGAGATCTGATTGGAAATAAAgttacttaacacattcattgccacctagccaaacaagacgtccacgccaggccacaacaatttcgtcatataaagtagtagtaccacgatcccgactattgggtcgtccggcctgggaacgaaatcataagatatccgatagtcgggttttcggcactgaatgtgttaaaaaccACACCACCTGTCCACAGCTCCAGAATCAGAATTGTTTATTGCACTCATATTAGTATACCGTTCTTAAAAAACTATCTAGTACAGTTCCACATGAACCCTGTAACCCTTACAGCAATAGCAATATACTTAACTCTGCTTCTGTTGTGTGTAATATTCTTCAATtgcttaaaattatttgttatgTTGGCTACTGTACTCAATAGTGCGACTTGGCAAGTTTAtgttatgaatgaatgaaaacatttattttcaggcaactattggcccatagataaataccttaaaactagcatacatattattacaaaatatatccttaaaactaaaaacacaattatggctgcgatgcagttcgcaaccccgcagtgtcagggagacggccgcggaaccgccggaacttgacacccttcggccaaaactcctccttggtttTACTCACTGCTTTAAACTTTCgtgattattgtttaataacaCATGACACAACTAAGTTTAGAAGTAATTTTGCCTATTATAAGGAGACTTTATGGAGAGAAAGAGACAAGTAATAAGTTTGCAAAATCTAAAGCCGGCATAGTGCGGAATTGATATCCCAATATGTGTTTATGTTACCACTTTTATAAACTTTCAGTGTCTCTAATTTTTCAGCAACAAGTACTGTATCAGAAGCTCCTGGGCACTTCCCATGCCACATATGCGGTGCAGTCTTCGATCAGCTCTTCCAAGTCACCCGACACCTCAACGAACATGTTCGGCGAACCTTTCCATGCAACCACTGCAGCTGCATATTTAACTATGAGTCGGACTTGGACACTCATCTGCTTATACATACACTCGGGGAACAGTTATTCAACTGCGATGTCTGTCAAGAGAAATTCCCGAGCCAAGAATTACTAGAAGCACACAAAGATGCCCATAAAGACAACAGCGAAGGCATCCCATGTGAAATCTGCGGAGTGAAATTAAAAGCAAAGTACAGTTTAAAAATTCATATGAGCGCTAAACATCTCTCTGTTCAACCGTTTTCTTGTGAAGTCTGCGGGAAGCTTTTCCCAGCGCAATGGAGGTTGACGGAACACATGAAACTGCATACCGGAGACAGCTTGCCTTGTACGTTCTGCGATAAACATTTCATTTCTCAAAGCAAGCTCGACATGCATCTAAAGACGCACACTGGTGAGAAACCGTTCGAGTGCAAAGTTTGCTACAAGCGTTTCTCGAGAGAATCCAACTTAAAAGTACACATGCGTTTACATACAGGAATGAAAAACTTCGTTTGTGATATATGCGAGAAAGCTTTCTACACTAACTCAGATTTAACGTCTCACAGGAAAATACATGATAAGAATAAACCGAGGCCTTTTAAATGTCCGGATTGCGAATCGGCGTTCGGTTTAAAAACTCAACTCAAGAACCATTATATGGCTGTCCACAGTACAGAGACACCATTCTCATGCGACAGCTGTAACGTCAAGTTCAAAACGAAAAAGGCTTGGAAGTATCATATGATGCAACATTCCGACGAGAGGCCGCATAAGTGCAGTGTCTGCGACAAGGGGTTCCTGATCAAGCACCTCCTGGTGAAGCACATGAGAACACACACCGGGGAACGACCGTACGGTTGTCAGTATTGCGACAAAAGCTTTAAATCTAGATCTAATTTAAATACTCATATGGGTAATGTTCATAATGATGTTAAGAAAGCTCTAAAAGCAGAAACAGTGTAAAACAGCATTTTTCAAACAATGGGTCGCGACCCACGGTGGGCCCTGAAATTAATAGGAAACCTGAGGGTtaccaataatattttatgccgCCTTTTAAAGCGGCTAAGAGTTGGGCTCCAGAAATGGCAGTTTTTGTCAGGTGGGTCGGAGCTCAGTGGAACCACtggtgtaaaatattttttttttttttatcctttttttttttaaggggtTTTGTCACGCAGTGACAATGTCACCCCCGTAATGAGATCTAATAGTAATAATGATGTATTAGTGAAGTATTACCTACACCACTACATCACATATAAGTATAGTTTGCACATCAACCTGGCCTCGTCTGATAGTGGCGAAGCCAGGACGATGTTGCAACTACCTATGTTGGTAGATTTAATAAATGTCATGTCATTCCTCAGCGCCTCATTACGGACACATTCCATCAACACATGGTGAACATCTTCTATTTTATCGCACTCTTGGCAATTTGGTGAAGCCGCTAGTTTCATCAGGTGCTTGAATTTGTTTGACGGAATGTGCCCGGAACGAAGTCTGAGGAGTGATACTACCTGTTTCCTGCTAAGCTTTTTGTCAAACCAGGGGACCTGAGGGGGCTGACATTGAACTGTTCGGTACCAGATTCCTTTAGTGAGAGACCGCTTATCAAAGTATTCCCTCCACATCTGCCTGCAACTAATCCTAACTTTACCTAGTACTTCGCTGTGTACTGGTATACAACGGTATGGAATACCGTCGGTTATTGCAAGTTTTGCTGCTCGGTCAGCCTCCTCGTTACTCATGATGCCAACATGAGAAGGTATCCACTGTACAATCACTTCCCTATTTAGTGTACGAAGTTTGTTGATGGATTCAAGGATGGTGTAGGCTATCGGATGCCCTCGACTGCTCGAGGGTAACCGAGCCAAATGTGAAAGGGCACTCCTTGCGTCTGACAAAATTACACATTTGTTATGGTCTATAGACTCTACATATGACAACGCTTCGGCTATGGCAATAAGTTCACAGTGCATAATAGATATATCAGCTTGTATGTTAAACTTTCCCCGGAAATCCACCTGAGGGTCAAAAAAAGCCGCCCCACATCCTTGTTTCTCCTTGGACCCATCAGTAAACAGCTTATAAAATGAGCTATACTTACTTTCTAAGAGATCATTACATAacctatataaatctatttggtTCACATGTTTTTTGGCAGTCTCTAAACCCTCTATaaaaacatatatattatttgatAAATCGTAGCTACTTATCCAACTATTCATTGAGTACATAGGTAATTGCTCATGTGATTGTACTGGGAGGTTACAGAATTGGTTATAATTTTCAATGAGTAGCGGCTTTTTCTTTGTCCTCCAATACCTATTTTCACATGCCCTATTTAGTTCTTTTAACACATGTATTGTAGCATTATGTTCCAAGCATTTGCCTCTTAAATAAAACTTAGCCGCCAGGTATTTCCTCCTTACAAAGAGGGGCTGTATGCACAGCTCACTTTCCATGACATGTATTGGGGTACTTCTTATAAATCCGCCAATAACCCGCATAGCTTGGTTTTGCACTTTGTCCAGTTTGCATAAATGGTTTTTAACACTAATATCGTACAAAAAACAACCATAATCCAGTCTACTACGTAGGATAGAGATATATAGGCGCCTAAGATGGGTTGGATGGACACCCCACTTTGCTCCAGCTAGAACCTTAAATACATTTAGAAATTTCAATGTTTTCTCACGGGTTTCATTTATGTGTCTTCCCCATTTTAGGCTTCTATCTAACCACATACCTAGATATTTCACACAATCCACCTGTTGCACCTTATTGCTGCCTATCTGTAAATTTACTCTATATTTGTTTACATTCCTAGGATGACCTCAGACCTCAAATACACAgactttagtttttttatgtgataCATTAAGACCCATTCCTTCTACTGTGCTATTAAGAATATTTAAGGAATCCTGTACTGCATTAACTGCATCCGAGAGGTGTTTGCGGCTGGCATAAAGTACAAAATCATCTGCATATTGTGATACAAATATATCTCCCAGCTGTTTACAAATATCTAGAGTCGCTATGTTAAATAGTAAAGGAGATAAGGGGTCCCCCTGTGCTAAACCCATTCCCGTAACTCGAACTAAGGATTCATGACCCGACAagcagaggcgtatttacaaatttggcgccccgggccattttgatttgccgccccccttcatcaaaaaaaacctgcaacaagtacctttggggtgtgaaataaaaaaaaactaaacatttaccatttactcacataggcatttacattgttttcctatgtacaaattggttgacaaaatcatcaataacgctgtcgtaatttaaaacgtttgtcagctcagcttctatattaagaagagctaagctattcaggcgctctccgctgatagtggaacgtagatatttttttattcttttgagtgcagaaaggtgacgtcactaatgtcactattctagatacagatttatatgggccgtttttgtcactcaatgacgatgcgacctcgttatatttgcctgatctgatcggtgaccggtgggtactgctgggttttggccattgagaatcaaggtgagatatggcagtcaggctggatatagctaaggagttcggtcgggtctggcatcgagtctgctcgagggactatatgttatacaaatggatcgctagctttcacatgagccgtatagtagacggaagctgctccgatagtgtggacattaccgctggcgttgcactaggttctgtgctgtcattgctgcatatcaatgataatcattgctatgcagacgacagtagtagggatgcgtattacacaggccgtaccattatccctcattctgtggtgctggaaagtcatgaaaagtattgtatttgtacctgatatcgagagcactctatctgtactgagtttcggcatgggatcggaacaatttagtgagattcaataccacgaagacacaagaaccgcccgtatgtatatagtcagatgggtaacaaataatgttaggtacgtacgtgaaaacgcgagcgtagcgagcgcgaaattttttcgagaaaatagtaggtacatttttagggtttcgtactttaaaaggaaaaaaacggaacccatataagatcactttgttgtccgtccggccgtctgtctgtctcaatataaagggtcttgacatgacagagggcggcaaaatcgacaaggcttgttatttaaattttacaaataaataggggagcgacaaaattctggtcgaccctatctgaacagctaataaaatatttttttgacccaaatttgccgccccctaaaatctgccgccataggcttcagcctactcagcctagtggtaaatccggcactgcgccgtactaatacttcttgaacgaaaatgttgcttaatttaggtacttgttggtagatatttttagcaattggtggggtttgaagcgttcgtttgtttattaatttaaatgtcaattaaaatataataaaaaatatagctaagtttgattataaaaggcgcccagaaaaagccgcaagggggcggcttcgccgcccccctgcggcctgccgccccgggccatggcccccttggccctatggtaaatacgcccctgccgaCAAGTCTATAGCCAGTTGTCGTGAATGTAAAAACTGCCAAAGATATTTACAGATAACATTGTCCACACCAAGGTGGTCTAGTGTTTTCAGGAGACAAGttaaactaacattattgtaaGCACTGTCTATATCAACGAAACAGCCCACCGTGGCAAGCCCGTTGGTATACCCAGTCTGGATTCGTGAAACTAGCCTAGTTAAATTGTCCATGCAAGATCTGAATCTCCTAAAACCTATAGTCTCATCTGAAAAATGGTTTCCCTTTTCGATATACCATTCTAGTCTACGTGTAAGAATTGTGTGAAATATCTTGCATGGACAGGACAGCAGAGAAATTGGTCTAAAGGTCACATCTTGCCTTGTGTCTGCACCGAGTTTCGGTATAGGAACTATTTGAACGCTGCGCCACTGTATCGGGACAAAGCtgctaaataaaaatatattaaatatatttaccaGTACATGTTTGGCTACATCTGGAAGATGCCTAATCATAGAAAAGGATATATCATCCATGCCCGGTGCTGTATCAGATTGTTTGATAGCGTTCTTTAATTCATGTACCGAAATCGGCGACGACAAACATATGCTATTGCTAGCAAAGGTAGGGGCTGCGGGTGTTACATAATCTGGTGCTAAACTGCCTAACAGATGCTCAGCCTTCTCGCGGCTTATTGTTGTTCTAGGTGCTTTGTAGCCCTTCAGCCATTTCATTTTGTTCCACATTTCACTAGAGGATGTAGCACTATCAACACTATCACAAAACTTTTGCCACGCCTTAGCGCTTCCTTGTCGAATCAGCCGCTGAGCAACACTAACTTTATTTTGTAAAACAGATAAATTATCCGGTGTAGGGTTCCGTCTGAAGATTGCCAACGCTCGACGTCTCTCTGCAACGGCCTTAGATATATCTTGATTCCAGTAGGGTCTTGGAGTAAATTTTTGGTGACGAAGAGGATTCtcacatattttaattataGGAATTGAGGCATTCGCAGCTCTGTCCATAGCATCAATGAACTTGTCATATGCCATTTGTGGGTTCTCTGGCAGGATGAAGTCCGTGAATTCTTCTTGTGCAGTGGCTCTATACTTTGCCCAGTCGGCTTTTCTAAAGTTACGTCTGTTTTTATGTCTATCAGACTTATTAATATcggtatttaatttaatcattaaGTGATCGCTGCCAAGATTTTCGTTAAGTACTGACCAATTGAACTTTAAAGCTATATCTGCAGAAGCTAGAGTAACGTCAGGGGAAGATTTCTGTACTGCGCCGTTCACCAATTTCATTCTCGTGTGAGTACCATTGTTCAGGGTAACAAGACCCTTTTCAACACTAGAATCATGAATCTGTTCCCCTCTCACATCCATTTTTATTGACCAATTAGTGTGGTGGCCATTTAAATCCCCTGCTACAAGGCATTTCCCGTCAGCTAGTGTAAATATCTGGTCCCAGTCCCTCTGTGTAGTATAAGCCGTCGGTGGACAATATATTGATATTACATTTTCTAAGAAACTACAGTTTAGTATCTTCATATGGATCAATTCAATATGTGTGTTGGTTAGTTGAGAATTACATTGTTGTGCTTTAACTGATTTGTGGGCTAACACTGCCACACCCCCATATCCATCGCCACGATCAGATCTGAATATGTTGTAACCACTTATCTTGAATTGGCTAGCCGGGTCAAGCCATGTCTCACTTATTAAAGCAAGGTGTATCTTTTCTTGATGTAATAGCGATTCAAATTCTAGTCGTTTAGGGCGAATGCTTTGGGCATTCCATTGTATTACATTTAGGGTGATGTGTGAGTTGTTACGGTCCATAATTCTTTTATAAAGCTTAAGCCTGGCAGATCCTTCATATACTGTAAAACTATTGATATTATCCCCTCTAAAAAGGTACTCACACAACTTTTGATCTTATCTCTCCATGCAACACCTTCCTCTTCAAACAGTTTCCTCTTAAGTTTAGCCAACAACAGCTGCCAGGTAATTTTTTCTTTGTGCTCCGATCGTTCTTCTTGGCTCTTGGGACCACCTTCACTGACACTCTTAACCGACATGTTGTCATCAAATAAAATCTCCGCTTGATCTTTCCTATTTTTCACACTTTTCTTCTTGTTTGCATTCACTATCCTATTAGAGTTGACTTTACTTGTTTTAACCGACCCAGCGTAGCTAGACTTCTCAAGCTCATCTTTCTCTGTAGGAGGTTCCCGAGTATCCTGAGATTGTTCAAATAGAGCTTGTGACTCAACTGGTTGAGACGGTTCTTGTGGCAATATCTCAGGTGTAAACATTGGGGACGGAATATGAATAGTGTACATAGCAAGCGCCCTTTTATATGAACAATTAAATTTTGTCATCAGGTCTCTTATTTTCCGTTCTTTCACATACACTGGGCATACTTTCGCCATTGCCATATGACGACCCGAGCAGTTGTTGCACTGAAAGATTGTCGTCGTGCAATTAGGATGATTCTCTGAGCATTTAGGGCACACAATTTTACTAGAAGGGCACATTTTAACCGTGTGGCCATACCGCCAGCACCGTGCACACTGTGTTACAGGATAGTTATATGGAGCGACCTTGGTTCTAGTatcataaatataaacatatgtCGGCAGAGATGCACCCTTAAAGGTAATTCTAACAGCTTCACTTGTTACCCACTTTCCGTCAGCCGTATTCCTGCGTTTCAAACGTTTCACTGCCAAAATCGCCGTCTCACTTACAAGAACTTGTAATATCTCCTCCTCAGTCATCTCAAGGTCAACATCAAAAATAACACCATACGACTGATTCTTTTCAAGCGTTCTATGACATTTAAAGCCACCCTCGTTAAAGCGCTTTGATTGAATTAGCGACTCAGCACTGGTATCAC harbors:
- the LOC134803680 gene encoding zinc finger protein 501-like → MEQATIKTEYDVYPEVEVQYAESQHEEIICNDDMKVKEERIENVCDNNINKLKEVYDNYNKGQTTSSNATSTVSEAPGHFPCHICGAVFDQLFQVTRHLNEHVRRTFPCNHCSCIFNYESDLDTHLLIHTLGEQLFNCDVCQEKFPSQELLEAHKDAHKDNSEGIPCEICGVKLKAKYSLKIHMSAKHLSVQPFSCEVCGKLFPAQWRLTEHMKLHTGDSLPCTFCDKHFISQSKLDMHLKTHTGEKPFECKVCYKRFSRESNLKVHMRLHTGMKNFVCDICEKAFYTNSDLTSHRKIHDKNKPRPFKCPDCESAFGLKTQLKNHYMAVHSTETPFSCDSCNVKFKTKKAWKYHMMQHSDERPHKCSVCDKGFLIKHLLVKHMRTHTGERPYGCQYCDKSFKSRSNLNTHMGNVHNDVKKALKAETV